A region of the Pungitius pungitius chromosome 8, fPunPun2.1, whole genome shotgun sequence genome:
TTTGAAAGTACATCCCACCTGTATCTGGTCATGCAGCTGTgagttcttctttctctttatcGTATTCAAGGGCCATTTATACAATGGTGCTTTTAGTATGCAATTCAGCAATTATGTTGTTCTTTAATTTGTCGGTTTACTGAAAATTGATCTTGAGTTCAGAGTCTCTATTGGCTGCTTTTCTCAGTTAACcatcattttaaattgaatagTTTTAGGTGGGGCAGTGTGAAgataaatatttacaaatgtcGCCAGGttaaacatttctgtttcattaCGCTATCATCCTGTTAACACGCCCCTCTGGTCTCACGTTAAAAGCTTTCAGGATCCTCTCATTCAAATTCTGTTGTCATAAAAATCCAAACAGTATTTGGCTGCACAGCTTGATCGCCACTAACAACCCAGATTAAATGACAAAGACACCCTTGATTTTCACCTGGCAGGGTATCTGGAGGCGAGCTGTTTGACAGGATCGTGGAGAAAGGCTTCTACACGGAGAGAGATGCCAGCCAACTCATCCACCAGATCCTGGACGCAGTCAAATATCTCCACGACATGGGAATCGTGCACAGGGACCTGAAGGTATGATTGCTCATAGtggacagaaataaataaaacaagctcAATCTGGCTTGCagttgacgttttttttttttttctttccctgctcCGCAGCCAGAGAATCTATTGTATTACAGTATGGACGAGGACTCCAAAATCATGATCAGCGACTTTGGACTGTCGAAGATTGAGGGGTCAGGGAGTGTCATGTCCACAGCCTGCGGTACTCCTGGATATGTGGGTGAGGCCTTCATTCGCCTGGTCGGCCagactcttctctctctctctctctctctctctctctctccatgttgAACGTAGCACAAGCTGCTTCAGCTGATATCCCCTCTCCATTCATCGCTCCGAGAGAAGATCCTTCATCCACTActgaatcagatggaagtgtTTCACAAGTGCTCTTTCTGCCTGTTTATCGGGCCCTAGATCACATAGTATTACAGGAAAGGTCAAGATTACTTGAATTCACCCCCTCTGCTCTATTTTCCACTTTTCCTaaatgtctgctgtgtgtgtgtgtgtgtgtgtgtgtgtgtgtgtgtgtgtgtgtgtgtgtgtgtttcacagctCCTGAGGTGCTCGCTCAGAAGCCGTACAGCAAAGCAGTAGACTGCTGGTCCATAGGAGTTATTTCTTATATTCTGTGAGTCTGACTGCATTTATCACTAAGATCTATCTAAAGTTAGTACTTGTATTGAACATGTTCCAATATGGCTCCCTCAGGTTATGTGGCTACCCTCCGTTCTACGATGAAAACGATTCCAAGTTGTTTGAGCAGATTCTGAAAGCTGAGTATGAATTTGACTCCCCATACTGGGACGACATCTCAGATTCAGGTACAACTGATGATCAAAAATATGTACAGCGAATCCAAAAGACCACACACGTTTCACGCCAAGAACCTGATTTTTGTTTGCAGCCAAAGACTTTATCTGTCACCTGATGGAGAAAGAACCATTGAAGAGATATACCTGTGATCAGGCCCTCCAGCATCCATGGTAACAAAGTCCTCATCATCTTCATATCTAAAATGTTATCTAATTACAAAtctatactttttttaaaattattttgtttgtattgtcaATTTCAAGATGTTTTATAATATTGTAAATTCATACTCATATTTGGCATCTGGACAGTGGGTCAAACTGTGGGTTCATGATCATTtgaggaaaagaagagagagaaaaatgtatttttaaatcaaagaaaTCTTTGGCTGCAGCTCAACAAATGCATTAAAGGCTTCTATATTCTGTCGTTTGTGTTGACTTCTCAGGATCTGCGGGGACACGGCTCTGGACAAGAACATCCACGAATCTGTCAGCGCTCAAATCAAGAAGAACTTTGCCAAAAGTAAATGGAAGGTCAGTGCTCTGTCTGAACCAGCCTCCTCAATGAGCTGTCCTAAGATTGTCAGACGTGCATTTTGTggtcgctgccccccccccccccccccctcccaccctcaaAAAAAACTGTCAGACACAGACGGGTTTTTCCTCCCTTTATCTGTGTCCATGCAGCAAGCATTTAATGCCACAGCGGTGGTGCGCCACATGCGGAAGTTGCAGCTGGGTACAAGTCTCGAGGGACCTAGTCAAATCACTCCCACCAGTCCCTGCCACGGACATCTGctcccagaggaggaggagggggaggacgaggaggaggaggaggaggaagacgacttggggaatggggaggaggagagctgtaAGTCCACAGTGAACACTCAGTCTATTTCAGACGTCTGCCTGTCTTCACACACGAGAGTCATGCCGCAGTGTGCAGTTCAAGGGTTAGTGACCTAATATGTACACGGTGATACAATGGCAATTTACAGTATTTTAACCTTTTGCTGTCAACTTTGAAAGGAGGTATATGTCTTTAGCGAGTATCTCTTTCATCTCTACCAGCTGTCCCATTTGAAGCACATGCACTATTAGGAAAAGGAGGACACAGGTTTGGTTTATTAAAAGTGGATTAACAGCACAAAGGAAAACATCTTCCTCAGAGCCTTagacagaagaggagaggaagatggCAGAGGGACTGAATGGAGGATGGCGATGCCGGCCACgaaaaggagcagcagaggatgaATAAGCTGGAGGAtggatagagggggggggggggggtgaatttcTCCCAACAAAAGGGAGTcaagaaaaatgaaacaaaacagggaGAGGATGGCGTCGACCACTAAGGTGTGACAAGTTTCAGATGAGGTTTAACTTATTCATGCAGTGAACTTTAAGGAactgtatttgtattttcaacCTTATTCAGTCTTATTCTCTTAATTCTGTCTGTTAGAACTTTTCGTAATGCTAACATTGCACATGCCACCAACAAATAATAAACACGGAAATCAGCACCATCTATTGGCTAAATATCAGCTAAAATATGAGGCCTTTATTTTATGttatactttattttgaaaataattaggTGGCTCCTGCTGATATATTGTTTTAAAGGAGTTGGAATTCCCCAAAGTtagtgcaaccccccccccagccagaaTAGCCGTTATTatgagaaaaggaggaaaaagtaACCAGAACTTCCACCTGACTCCAGTGGTTTTTGCTCCGATCCCCAGTGTCCCACTATGAGGACGGCCGGCGCGGGAGCACCGAGGGCAGCGCCGACCGGGACAGCCTGAGGAGCTGCGCCTACTGCTGCAGGCCGGCCAGTCGCGTCTGAGCCACTCCCGGTTGCCACCGGTGACGTCGTTTAGAACCCCGCGGCGCCTagaacccgccccccccgccccccccccaccccagtcTGGCCATGAATGCAGAGTAGTTATCAGCCGCCAGTGGCCCCCACAGTGCACCCACAAGGAGCAGGTCGCCGTGTAGAGGAACATACTGTGAGGATTCTTTGTCcccctgttaaaaaaaaaaacaacccacatCCTGACTCAAGAGACGCaacttgttactttttttttctcctttcgccgagtggggggggggggctttaaaggCAGCCGGGTCCCTTCTGTTCATTAGTGGCCCCGGGTGCAGAACCCAAGCCTCTGCTGCCTCCATCtatctttttattttggtttcacaTCACAA
Encoded here:
- the camk1a gene encoding calcium/calmodulin-dependent protein kinase type 1 isoform X1, whose amino-acid sequence is MPLGEDGHGWKKKTTDIKEHYDFKEVLGTGAFSEVVLAEEKRTQRLVAIKCIPKKALEGKENNIENEIAVLHRIKHANIVTLEDIFESTSHLYLVMQLVSGGELFDRIVEKGFYTERDASQLIHQILDAVKYLHDMGIVHRDLKPENLLYYSMDEDSKIMISDFGLSKIEGSGSVMSTACGTPGYVAPEVLAQKPYSKAVDCWSIGVISYILLCGYPPFYDENDSKLFEQILKAEYEFDSPYWDDISDSAKDFICHLMEKEPLKRYTCDQALQHPWICGDTALDKNIHESVSAQIKKNFAKSKWKQAFNATAVVRHMRKLQLGTSLEGPSQITPTSPCHGHLLPEEEEGEDEEEEEEEDDLGNGEEESLSHYEDGRRGSTEGSADRDSLRSCAYCCRPASRV
- the camk1a gene encoding calcium/calmodulin-dependent protein kinase type 1 isoform X2; amino-acid sequence: MDMDGKRRQQTSRNIMTSKKCWERKLHRGAFSEVVLAEEKRTQRLVAIKCIPKKALEGKENNIENEIAVLHRIKHANIVTLEDIFESTSHLYLVMQLVSGGELFDRIVEKGFYTERDASQLIHQILDAVKYLHDMGIVHRDLKPENLLYYSMDEDSKIMISDFGLSKIEGSGSVMSTACGTPGYVAPEVLAQKPYSKAVDCWSIGVISYILLCGYPPFYDENDSKLFEQILKAEYEFDSPYWDDISDSAKDFICHLMEKEPLKRYTCDQALQHPWICGDTALDKNIHESVSAQIKKNFAKSKWKQAFNATAVVRHMRKLQLGTSLEGPSQITPTSPCHGHLLPEEEEGEDEEEEEEEDDLGNGEEESLSHYEDGRRGSTEGSADRDSLRSCAYCCRPASRV